GACGGCAGGCAGGTGGCCGGCGGCGCCAAGGGCTACTCCTGGTTCAACGGCATCGGCGACCTGGACGGCGACGGTCGTGCGGACGTGGTCGCGCGTGACGGCTCCGGCGCGCTCTGGCTCCTGCGCGGCACGAGTGCCGGGCTGGCTCCGAGGCGGCTGATCGGCACCGGGTTCGGCATCTACGACTACGCGGGCTGAGCCCCGTCACGTCACGGGGCCGGCCACGGCTCCCGCCCCGGCCGGAGCGGCCGGCCGGCTCAGCAGGTCACGGCCCGCTCGGTGGCGGCGACCTCGGGCAGGCGGTCGGGGTCGGCCACCCAGACCGTGCCCCCGCCGGACCCCAGGGCGTGCACGAGCAGGGTGGCGCCGAGCCGGCTGACCGGCACGGCCGCGGTGGCCGCGCGCAGCGGACCGCCGGTGCCCTCGACCCGGAGGTCCAGCACGTCGGACTGCGCCAGCGTCCCCTGCGCGTCGGCCCAGGCGGGGTCGGCGGGCCGGGGCGGGTCCCAGGAGGTGAAGGCGTCGGGCTGGCCCCAGACCACCTCGCCGAGGTCGACGACGCCGGCGGGCAGGGGCTCGGTGAAGCGGGTCCCCAGGGCCGACAGCGACGTCGCCACGACCCGGCGGCCGGCCGCGACGTGGTCCGGCAGGGTCGCCGGCCCGCACACCACCAGTGCCGGGTCGTGGTGCCCGGCGTCGGGCGCCACCGCGACGGCCCCGAGCGCCCAGCACGCGCCGAGCCACACCGGGCCCAGCCAGTGCGACGGCAGGTCGAGCAGCACCTCGTCACCGCGTTCGACGTCGAGCTCGTCCTGGAGGAGGGACGCGGTCTTGGCGACCCAGTTGGCCCAGCTGGTGACCGACAGCTCCACGCGCTCGCCGGGCTGCGCGCCGTACCACGTGACCAGCGGACGCCCGGGGTCGGCGGCGGGTCGGGTCTGCTGGGCGAGGAGGTCGGCGAAGGTCGAGGGCGTCGGGGGCACCGCCCAACCCTAGGATGCCGCCCATGCCCGCCGGAGACCACGCCCGCACGTCCGCCTCCGCAGCCGGACGACCTGCCGCACGACCAACCGCACGACCAACCGCACGACCAGCAGCCGACGTCGAGGCGGTGATCGTGGCGGGCGGGTTCGGCACCCGCATGCTGCCGCTGACCGAGCGCCGTCCCAAGCACCTGCTCGAGGTCGGGGGCGTGCCGTTCCTGGTGCACCAGATCACCCGCCTCGCCGCGGTCGGGGTGCGGCACGTCGTCCTCGCGACGTCCTACCACGCCGAGCTGTTCCGGCCGGTCCTCGGTGACGGGGAGAGGTACGGCGTGCGCCTGACCTACGTGACCGAGGACGAGCCGCTGGGCACCGGGGGAGCGATCCGCAACGTGGCCGGCGCTCTCGACCCCGACCCCGACCACGCGGTCGTGATCCTCAACGGCGACGTGCTCAGCGACCACGACCTCCGGGCGCAGCTGGAGGACTTCCACCGGCCCCGGGAGGGGCGGCCGGTCGACGTCTCGCTGCACCTGGTGCAGGTCGAGGACCCCCGGGCGTTCGGGTGCGTGCCCACCGACGCCCAGGGCCGCGTCGAGGCCTTCCTGGAGAAGACCGAGGACCCGCCGACCGACCAGGTCAACGCCGGCTGCTACGTCTTCCGGCGGTCGGTGGTCGACACCATCCCCGAGGGCCGGGTGGTCTCGGTCGAGCGGGAGACCTTCCCCGGGCTGCTCGCCGACGGACACCTGGTGGTCGGGCACGTCGAGACGGCCTACTGGCGCGACGTCGGGTCACCGGCCGCGCTCGTCGCGGCGTCCCGCGACCTCGTCCTGGGCCACGCCCGGTCCTCGCTGCCCGAGGGCGGGCGGGAGGCCCTGGTCGTCGAGGCGAGCGTCGAGGGCGCGGTCGACGGCGGCAGCAGCGTCCTGGGCGGTGCCGTGGTCGCGCGCGGCGCCCGGGTGTCGGGCTCGGTGCTCATGCCCGGTGCGCGGGTGGGCGTGGGCGCCGTCGTGGTCGACAGCGTCCTCGGGCCCGGGGCGTCGGTGGGGGCCGGTGCCCGCCTGGAGGAGGCGGCCGTGGGCGACGAGGCGGTCGTGCCCGAGGGCCTCGCGCTGCCGTCCGGCACGCGCGTGGCGTGCGGGACGACAGCGTCCGCCTGAGGCGCGCGGCTCAGCCGGCCTGCGGCTCGGGGGAGTCGGAGTAGGGGTAGTCCTTCATGAAGGACGACACGACCGGGCCGCTGACCTTGCCGCAGTACTGCCAGATCCCGAGCTGACCGTCGGGGTTGCCGTGCGTGCCGCCCATCGACCAGTGCGTGAGGGCCACGTGGGTGCCGCTGGGGAAGTCCGAGCCACGCTCCTTGGTGTCCTTGGCGGTCCACGGGGCGGCCATGAACTTGTCGGAGAGCGAGGACCCGGCGAAGACGTCGGCGAGCTTCTTCAGCGCGTCGACCTGCTTCGCGTCAGCGGCGACGGTGTCGTCGTACCAGAGGATCGTGTAGCCGTGCTCGAGGCTGTGCACGAGCCGCTCGAGGGGCGGCCGGTCCTCGGCGGTCCAGAACTTGCGCACCTGGCCGCCGAACAGGAACTGGCCCCAGTGGGGACCGGCGGCGGGCGGGTTGGTGGTGTAGGTGATCGACTGGCCCTCGGGGCGGTGGTCCTGGTTGCCCTCGGCCTTCTTGGTGACCACGTCCTGGCAGCCCGCGGCCGAGGCGGGGACGCCGATGGCCGAGAGTGCGTCGGGCTTCGGCTTGCTGGCCTGCTGGAACTGCACGAACACCATGACGCCGACGACGACCGCGAGCACCAGGGCCGGAGCCACCATCAGCGCCGTGCGACGGCGTGCCTTGGACCGCTCCTCGGCGCGCATCCGCTCCAGGGTCGCGCGGCGCTCGGCGGTGACGCCTCCGGCGCCGGCGCCGGTGTTCTTCTTGCTCTTGGCCACGGGTCGCTCTCTCGTCGTCCGGCCGGGGGACCGGGGTCGGGGGAAGGGGCGGGTCAGGGACCGATCCTAGAGGCTGGCCCCACACGCAGTCCGCCAGGCGCGTCGTACGGCGACCGGGCGGCCCAGCCGCACGCCAGCAGCACCGCGGCGAGGAGCCGGTCGCTGCCCGGCGGCACCTCGAGCACCCAGCCGTCCTCGCCGGGCGACAGCCGCGCGCCGGTGCCGAGCACCCGCGCCAGCGCGCCGCCCAGCTCCTCCGGCGTCGCGGGCGCGCCGAACCCGCGGGCCCCGGCGCGGCCGGGCTCGAGGGCGGTGAGGACCGCCTCGCGGGCCCCCAGGCCGAAGAGGTCCTCGTCCTCGGCCCGCACCAGGGCGGCGGCGCCGGGGCCGTGGTCGCCCGCCGGGAGCACGAAGGCGTCCAGCCCTCGGACCAGCGCCGCCGGGCTGTGCGAGAGCTTGCCGGTGGCGAGCTCGGCGGCGGAGGCGACCTCGTCGGCCACGGCCGGCGCGGTGACCACCAGCGGGTTGCCGTAGGCGTCGGCGCGACCGCCGTGGTCGTCGAGCACGACGAGCCCGGCAGCCCCCATCGCCAGGTCGGTCTGGCCGGCCCGCCAGGCGCGACCGGCGGTGTCGGTGAGGACCACGGCCACGTTGGCCCCCCAGTGGCGGCTCAGCGCCTCGCGGAGGGCGCGTGCCGAGCCGTCGGGGTCCAGCGGCAGGAGCACGAGCGTGCCGGTCTCGACGTTGGAGGCGTCGACGCCCGCGGCCGCCATCACGAAGCCGTGGCGCGTGCGCACGATGCGGGTGCGACCCCGGACCGCGACCACCCGGTCGGTCTCCGCGGCGACGGCCTCGGCCCGCGGGTCCTCGGCGTCCGCGTCGGCGGCCACGAGCCGGCCCTCGGCCTTGCTCACCACTTTGCTGGTCACCGCGACCACGTCGCCGTCCTGGGGGACGACGCCCGCCCCGCGCCAGGCGACGGCGAGCAGCGCGGCCAGGTCGTCGCCCGGCCGCACCTCGCCGACCCCGGTCGCCGGGACGACGAGGAGGGTCACGCGCCCAGTCCCACCAGGGCGAGGGCGGCGCGCGCCATCGCGGCCGTGGCGTCGTGGTCGGTCATCATCAGCGGCACCGCGTCGCAGGCCATGCCGGTCGCCCGGACCCGCTCGACCAGCGCCGCGTCGACGGTGTCGACGAGCCAGCCGTCGAGCAGCCCGCCAGCGGACCGCGCCCCGTAGTGCTCGGCGACGCCGGCGGCCGAGACCTCGACCCCGATCGACTCGAGCAGCTGGTGGGCCATCCCGCGGACGTGGGTGCCGGCGACGATGGGGGAGAGCCCGACCACCGGGGCCGAGGTCGCGGCGAGGGCCTGGCGGACGCCGGGCACCCCGAGGATCGTGCCGATCGAGACCACCGGGTTGGACGGCGGCAGGAGGACGACGTCGGCCTCGGTGATCGCCTCGACCACCCCGGCGGCCGGCGTGGCGGCGTCGATGCCCACGGGCACGACCGCGAGGGCCGGCACCGCGGCCCGCAGCCGGATCCAGTACTCCTGGAAGTGCACCACCCGCTTGCCCGAGGGCGCCTGGTCGTCCGGGACCGCGACGTGCGTCTCGACCCGGTCGTCGGTCATCGGGAGCAGCCGGACACCCGGCTGCCAGCGGGCGCACAGGGCCTCGGTGACCGCGGACAGCGTGTAGCCCGCGTCGAGCATCCGGGTGCGGACCAGGTGGGTGGCGAGGTCACGGTCGCCGAGGCCGAACCACGCCTCCTCCACGCCGTACGCCGCGAGCTCCTCCTTGGCGTGCCAGGTCTCGTCGGTGCGACCCCAGCCGCGCTCGGGGTCGATCCCGCCGCCGAGGGTGTACATCACGGTGTCCAGGTCGGGGCAGATCTTGAGCCCGTGCATCCACAGGTCGTCGGCGGTGTTGGCGACGACGGTGACCTCGTCGCCCCAGCCGGGGACGCGTGCCAGGCCCTGGAGGAAGCGGGCGCCGCCGACGCCGCCGGACAGCACGGTGACGCGTCGTCGAGCCCGGTCCGGGGGGCTGCTGGGGGAGGTC
This genomic window from Nocardioides marmoribigeumensis contains:
- a CDS encoding TIGR03089 family protein — translated: MPPTPSTFADLLAQQTRPAADPGRPLVTWYGAQPGERVELSVTSWANWVAKTASLLQDELDVERGDEVLLDLPSHWLGPVWLGACWALGAVAVAPDAGHHDPALVVCGPATLPDHVAAGRRVVATSLSALGTRFTEPLPAGVVDLGEVVWGQPDAFTSWDPPRPADPAWADAQGTLAQSDVLDLRVEGTGGPLRAATAAVPVSRLGATLLVHALGSGGGTVWVADPDRLPEVAATERAVTC
- a CDS encoding DUF3105 domain-containing protein, which encodes MAKSKKNTGAGAGGVTAERRATLERMRAEERSKARRRTALMVAPALVLAVVVGVMVFVQFQQASKPKPDALSAIGVPASAAGCQDVVTKKAEGNQDHRPEGQSITYTTNPPAAGPHWGQFLFGGQVRKFWTAEDRPPLERLVHSLEHGYTILWYDDTVAADAKQVDALKKLADVFAGSSLSDKFMAAPWTAKDTKERGSDFPSGTHVALTHWSMGGTHGNPDGQLGIWQYCGKVSGPVVSSFMKDYPYSDSPEPQAG
- the cofD gene encoding 2-phospho-L-lactate transferase, coding for MTTSPSSPPDRARRRVTVLSGGVGGARFLQGLARVPGWGDEVTVVANTADDLWMHGLKICPDLDTVMYTLGGGIDPERGWGRTDETWHAKEELAAYGVEEAWFGLGDRDLATHLVRTRMLDAGYTLSAVTEALCARWQPGVRLLPMTDDRVETHVAVPDDQAPSGKRVVHFQEYWIRLRAAVPALAVVPVGIDAATPAAGVVEAITEADVVLLPPSNPVVSIGTILGVPGVRQALAATSAPVVGLSPIVAGTHVRGMAHQLLESIGVEVSAAGVAEHYGARSAGGLLDGWLVDTVDAALVERVRATGMACDAVPLMMTDHDATAAMARAALALVGLGA
- the cofE gene encoding coenzyme F420-0:L-glutamate ligase; the protein is MTLLVVPATGVGEVRPGDDLAALLAVAWRGAGVVPQDGDVVAVTSKVVSKAEGRLVAADADAEDPRAEAVAAETDRVVAVRGRTRIVRTRHGFVMAAAGVDASNVETGTLVLLPLDPDGSARALREALSRHWGANVAVVLTDTAGRAWRAGQTDLAMGAAGLVVLDDHGGRADAYGNPLVVTAPAVADEVASAAELATGKLSHSPAALVRGLDAFVLPAGDHGPGAAALVRAEDEDLFGLGAREAVLTALEPGRAGARGFGAPATPEELGGALARVLGTGARLSPGEDGWVLEVPPGSDRLLAAVLLACGWAARSPYDAPGGLRVGPASRIGP
- a CDS encoding NDP-sugar synthase; protein product: MAGGFGTRMLPLTERRPKHLLEVGGVPFLVHQITRLAAVGVRHVVLATSYHAELFRPVLGDGERYGVRLTYVTEDEPLGTGGAIRNVAGALDPDPDHAVVILNGDVLSDHDLRAQLEDFHRPREGRPVDVSLHLVQVEDPRAFGCVPTDAQGRVEAFLEKTEDPPTDQVNAGCYVFRRSVVDTIPEGRVVSVERETFPGLLADGHLVVGHVETAYWRDVGSPAALVAASRDLVLGHARSSLPEGGREALVVEASVEGAVDGGSSVLGGAVVARGARVSGSVLMPGARVGVGAVVVDSVLGPGASVGAGARLEEAAVGDEAVVPEGLALPSGTRVACGTTASA